From Phalacrocorax carbo chromosome 6, bPhaCar2.1, whole genome shotgun sequence, a single genomic window includes:
- the WNT5A gene encoding protein Wnt-5a isoform X2 produces MASQYLIVALAIFSSFTQVVIEASSWWSLGMNPMNPMNPVQMSEVYIIGAQPLCSQLAGLSQGQKKLCQLYQDHMQFIGEGAKTGIKECQYQFRHRRWNCSTVDNNSVFGRVMQIGSRETAFTYAVSAAGVVNAMSRACREGELSSCGCSRAARPKDLPRDWLWGGCGDNIEYGYRFAKEFVDARERERVYQRGSYESARILMNLHNNEAGRRTVYNLADVACKCHGVSGSCSLKTCWLQLADFRKVGDALKEKYDSAAAMKLNSRGKLVQVNSRFNAPTIHDLVYIDPSPDYCVRNESTGSLGTQGRLCNKTSEGMDGCELMCCGRGYDQFKTVQRERCHCKFHWCCYVKCKLCTEIVDQFVCK; encoded by the exons ATGGCTTCTCAGTACCTCATAGTGGCTCTGgccattttctcctcttttacCCAAGTTGTAATAGAAGCCAGCTCGTGGTG GTCTTTAGGCATGAACCCTATGAACCCCATGAACCCTGTTCAGATGTCAGAGGTATACATCATAGGAGCCCAGCCACTATGTAGCCAGCTAGCAGGGCTTTCCCAAGGACAGAAGAAACTCTGCCAATTGTATCAGGACCATATGCAGTTCATTGGAGAGGGTGCAAAGACGGGCATTAAGGAATGCCAGTACCAGTTCAGACATAGAAGATGGAATTGCAGCACTGTGGACAACAACTCTGTTTTTGGCAGAGTCATGCAGATAG GCAGCCGGGAGACAGCGTTCACCTATGCGGTGAGTGCGGCTGGGGTGGTCAACGCCATGAGCCGTGCTTGCCGGGAGGGCGAGCTCTCCTCCTGTGGCTGCAGCCGAGCAGCACGGCCCAAGGACTTACCCCGGGACTGGCTTTGGGGTGGCTGCGGAGATAACATCGAATATGGATATCGCTTCGCCAAGGAGTTCGTTGATGCCCGGGAGCGCGAGAGAGTTTACCAGAGAGGGTCCTATGAGAGCGCCCGCATCCTTATGAACCTGCACAACAACGAGGCCGGGAGAAGA ACTGTGTACAACCTAGCTGATGTGGCCTGTAAGTGCCACGGTGTCTCTGGTTCCTGTAGCCTGAAGACCTGTTGGCTGCAGCTTGCCGATTTCCGCAAGGTAGGCGATGCCCTGAAGGAGAAATATGATAGCGCTGCTGCCATGAAACTCAACAGCCGGGGCAAGCTGGTGCAAGTGAACAGCCGCTTCAACGCACCCACCATCCATGACCTGGTCTACATCGATCCCAGCCCTGACTACTGTGTGCGCAATGAGAGCACTGGGTCCCTGGGCACCCAGGGCCGCCTTTGCAATAAGACCTCGGAGGGCATGGACGGCTGTGAACTCATGTGCTGTGGCCGGGGGTATGACCAGTTCAAGACGGTGCAGCGAGAGCGCTGCCACTGCAAGTTCCACTGGTGCTGCTATGTGAAGTGCAAGTTGTGCACAGAGATTGTGGACCAATTTGTGTGCAAATAG
- the WNT5A gene encoding protein Wnt-5a isoform X1 codes for MEKSTAVLIQGGALGTVGSTMASQYLIVALAIFSSFTQVVIEASSWWSLGMNPMNPMNPVQMSEVYIIGAQPLCSQLAGLSQGQKKLCQLYQDHMQFIGEGAKTGIKECQYQFRHRRWNCSTVDNNSVFGRVMQIGSRETAFTYAVSAAGVVNAMSRACREGELSSCGCSRAARPKDLPRDWLWGGCGDNIEYGYRFAKEFVDARERERVYQRGSYESARILMNLHNNEAGRRTVYNLADVACKCHGVSGSCSLKTCWLQLADFRKVGDALKEKYDSAAAMKLNSRGKLVQVNSRFNAPTIHDLVYIDPSPDYCVRNESTGSLGTQGRLCNKTSEGMDGCELMCCGRGYDQFKTVQRERCHCKFHWCCYVKCKLCTEIVDQFVCK; via the exons ATGGAG AAATCTACTGCAGTATTAATCCAAGGAGGTGCTTTGGGGACAGTTGGCAGTACAATGGCTTCTCAGTACCTCATAGTGGCTCTGgccattttctcctcttttacCCAAGTTGTAATAGAAGCCAGCTCGTGGTG GTCTTTAGGCATGAACCCTATGAACCCCATGAACCCTGTTCAGATGTCAGAGGTATACATCATAGGAGCCCAGCCACTATGTAGCCAGCTAGCAGGGCTTTCCCAAGGACAGAAGAAACTCTGCCAATTGTATCAGGACCATATGCAGTTCATTGGAGAGGGTGCAAAGACGGGCATTAAGGAATGCCAGTACCAGTTCAGACATAGAAGATGGAATTGCAGCACTGTGGACAACAACTCTGTTTTTGGCAGAGTCATGCAGATAG GCAGCCGGGAGACAGCGTTCACCTATGCGGTGAGTGCGGCTGGGGTGGTCAACGCCATGAGCCGTGCTTGCCGGGAGGGCGAGCTCTCCTCCTGTGGCTGCAGCCGAGCAGCACGGCCCAAGGACTTACCCCGGGACTGGCTTTGGGGTGGCTGCGGAGATAACATCGAATATGGATATCGCTTCGCCAAGGAGTTCGTTGATGCCCGGGAGCGCGAGAGAGTTTACCAGAGAGGGTCCTATGAGAGCGCCCGCATCCTTATGAACCTGCACAACAACGAGGCCGGGAGAAGA ACTGTGTACAACCTAGCTGATGTGGCCTGTAAGTGCCACGGTGTCTCTGGTTCCTGTAGCCTGAAGACCTGTTGGCTGCAGCTTGCCGATTTCCGCAAGGTAGGCGATGCCCTGAAGGAGAAATATGATAGCGCTGCTGCCATGAAACTCAACAGCCGGGGCAAGCTGGTGCAAGTGAACAGCCGCTTCAACGCACCCACCATCCATGACCTGGTCTACATCGATCCCAGCCCTGACTACTGTGTGCGCAATGAGAGCACTGGGTCCCTGGGCACCCAGGGCCGCCTTTGCAATAAGACCTCGGAGGGCATGGACGGCTGTGAACTCATGTGCTGTGGCCGGGGGTATGACCAGTTCAAGACGGTGCAGCGAGAGCGCTGCCACTGCAAGTTCCACTGGTGCTGCTATGTGAAGTGCAAGTTGTGCACAGAGATTGTGGACCAATTTGTGTGCAAATAG